From one Brachypodium distachyon strain Bd21 chromosome 4, Brachypodium_distachyon_v3.0, whole genome shotgun sequence genomic stretch:
- the LOC100841070 gene encoding zinc finger CCCH domain-containing protein 66 isoform X2, which translates to MAAAGAGSGGEGSSSPAALAIGTHHGPTEETMWQMSLGGGGESMEPGPYPERIGEPDCSYYMRTGLCRFGMTCKFNHPPNRKLAVAAARMNGEYPYRVGQPECQYYLKTGTCKFGATCKFHHPREKAAIATRAQLNVLGYPLRPNEKECAYYLRTGQCKFASTCKFHHPQPSSTMVAVRGSMYSPGQSATSPGQNTYPGAVTNWNMSRSASFIASPRWPGHSGYAQVIVPQSIVQVPGWNPYAAQIGSSSPDDQQRTPGTTHYYSGSRQSETTGMGDHGMFPSYQAGSVPLGVYAVQGDNVFPERPDQPECQFYMKTGDCKFGAVCKFNHPKERMIPAPNCALSPLGLPLRPGEPVCTFYSRYGICKFGPNCKFDHPMGTVMYGSVTSPTSDVPTLHYQLAPSPGHSERLLDGGGSGRSHRVPQSDSQHIPTGDGSTEREAS; encoded by the exons atggcggcggcgggagcgggcagcggcggggaggggtcgtcctcgccggccgctcTGGCGATCGGGACCCACCACGGGCCCACCGAAG AGACAATGTGGCAAATGAGTttaggaggtggaggagagtCTATGGAACCTGGTCCCTACCCTGAGCGTATAGGAGAGCCAGATTGCAGTTACTATATGAGGACTGGACTTTGTAGGTTCGGGATGACTTGCAAATTCAATCACCCCCCAAATAGGAAGCTG gctgttgctgctgcaaggATGAATGGAGAGTATCCTTACAGAGTTGGTCAACCTGAGTGTCAA TACTACCTAAAGACTGGAACATGCAAGTTTGGAGCGACATGCAAGTTCCATCACCCCAGAGAGAAGGCTGCAATTGCAACCCGTGCACAGTTGAATGTTCTGGGCTACCCACTACGTCCG AATGAGAAGGAGTGTGCTTATTATCTAAGAACAGGgcagtgcaaatttgcaagtACATGCAAGTTTCACCATCCACAGCCCTCTAGTACAATGGTTGCTGTACGTGGATCTATGTATTCACCAGGACAGTCTGCAACCTCTCCTGGTCAAAATACTTACCCTGGAGCTGTAACAAACTGGAACATGTCAAGATCTGCGTCATTTATTGCAAGCCCTCGGTGGCCTGGTCATTCAGGTTATGCACAAGTGATAGTTCCTCAGAGTATTGTTCAAGTTCCAGGGTGGAATCCTTATGCT GCACAAAttggttcttcttctccggatGACCAACAACGAACACCTGGAACCACTCATTACTACTCTGGCTCACGCCAGAGTGAAACAACTGGTATGGGTGATCATGGCATGTTCCCGTCATACCAAGCTGGTTCTGTTCCACTCGGAGTTTATGCAGTACAAGGGGATAACGTATTTCCCGAGAGACCTGACCAACCAGAGTGTCAATTTTATATGAAAACTGGAGACTGTAAGTTTGGTGCTGTTTGCAAGTTTAATCACCCAAAGGAGCGGATGATTCCTGCTCCAAACTGTGCATTGAGTCCATTAGGTCTGCCGCTACGCCCG GGAGAGCCTGTCTGCACCTTTTATTCTCGTTACGGCATCTGCAAGTTTGGTCCTAACTGCAAATTTGACCATCCTATGGGAACAGTTATGTATGGATCTGTAACCTCACCAACGAGTGATGTGCCAACTTTGCACTATCAGTTGGCACCCTCACCAGGGCATTCGGAGAGGTTGCTCGATGGTGGTGGTTCTGGAAGATCTCACAGGGTTCCCCAGTCTGATTCCCAGCATATACCCACTGGTGATGGAAGTACTGAGAGAGAGGCATCATAA
- the LOC100841070 gene encoding zinc finger CCCH domain-containing protein 66 isoform X1 — translation MAAAGAGSGGEGSSSPAALAIGTHHGPTEDIAETMWQMSLGGGGESMEPGPYPERIGEPDCSYYMRTGLCRFGMTCKFNHPPNRKLAVAAARMNGEYPYRVGQPECQYYLKTGTCKFGATCKFHHPREKAAIATRAQLNVLGYPLRPNEKECAYYLRTGQCKFASTCKFHHPQPSSTMVAVRGSMYSPGQSATSPGQNTYPGAVTNWNMSRSASFIASPRWPGHSGYAQVIVPQSIVQVPGWNPYAAQIGSSSPDDQQRTPGTTHYYSGSRQSETTGMGDHGMFPSYQAGSVPLGVYAVQGDNVFPERPDQPECQFYMKTGDCKFGAVCKFNHPKERMIPAPNCALSPLGLPLRPGEPVCTFYSRYGICKFGPNCKFDHPMGTVMYGSVTSPTSDVPTLHYQLAPSPGHSERLLDGGGSGRSHRVPQSDSQHIPTGDGSTEREAS, via the exons atggcggcggcgggagcgggcagcggcggggaggggtcgtcctcgccggccgctcTGGCGATCGGGACCCACCACGGGCCCACCGAAG ATATTGCAGAGACAATGTGGCAAATGAGTttaggaggtggaggagagtCTATGGAACCTGGTCCCTACCCTGAGCGTATAGGAGAGCCAGATTGCAGTTACTATATGAGGACTGGACTTTGTAGGTTCGGGATGACTTGCAAATTCAATCACCCCCCAAATAGGAAGCTG gctgttgctgctgcaaggATGAATGGAGAGTATCCTTACAGAGTTGGTCAACCTGAGTGTCAA TACTACCTAAAGACTGGAACATGCAAGTTTGGAGCGACATGCAAGTTCCATCACCCCAGAGAGAAGGCTGCAATTGCAACCCGTGCACAGTTGAATGTTCTGGGCTACCCACTACGTCCG AATGAGAAGGAGTGTGCTTATTATCTAAGAACAGGgcagtgcaaatttgcaagtACATGCAAGTTTCACCATCCACAGCCCTCTAGTACAATGGTTGCTGTACGTGGATCTATGTATTCACCAGGACAGTCTGCAACCTCTCCTGGTCAAAATACTTACCCTGGAGCTGTAACAAACTGGAACATGTCAAGATCTGCGTCATTTATTGCAAGCCCTCGGTGGCCTGGTCATTCAGGTTATGCACAAGTGATAGTTCCTCAGAGTATTGTTCAAGTTCCAGGGTGGAATCCTTATGCT GCACAAAttggttcttcttctccggatGACCAACAACGAACACCTGGAACCACTCATTACTACTCTGGCTCACGCCAGAGTGAAACAACTGGTATGGGTGATCATGGCATGTTCCCGTCATACCAAGCTGGTTCTGTTCCACTCGGAGTTTATGCAGTACAAGGGGATAACGTATTTCCCGAGAGACCTGACCAACCAGAGTGTCAATTTTATATGAAAACTGGAGACTGTAAGTTTGGTGCTGTTTGCAAGTTTAATCACCCAAAGGAGCGGATGATTCCTGCTCCAAACTGTGCATTGAGTCCATTAGGTCTGCCGCTACGCCCG GGAGAGCCTGTCTGCACCTTTTATTCTCGTTACGGCATCTGCAAGTTTGGTCCTAACTGCAAATTTGACCATCCTATGGGAACAGTTATGTATGGATCTGTAACCTCACCAACGAGTGATGTGCCAACTTTGCACTATCAGTTGGCACCCTCACCAGGGCATTCGGAGAGGTTGCTCGATGGTGGTGGTTCTGGAAGATCTCACAGGGTTCCCCAGTCTGATTCCCAGCATATACCCACTGGTGATGGAAGTACTGAGAGAGAGGCATCATAA